A window of the Dioscorea cayenensis subsp. rotundata cultivar TDr96_F1 chromosome 14, TDr96_F1_v2_PseudoChromosome.rev07_lg8_w22 25.fasta, whole genome shotgun sequence genome harbors these coding sequences:
- the LOC120276347 gene encoding NDR1/HIN1-like protein 13 — MASTPTHNLNKVTNPENPPTRHGLAGAVPKPSKAKPLTWLFGIFCTLLSSAIIIAGLTVLIIYLIFRPRSPHLFISGATLNAGHIDTDMGIYLNADLTILANFSNPNHKVNIFFSYIELDLYFNNTLIAAQAIPGFSERAGETVLRSLHMVTSEVVIGEAKANGWWKQVNENKIAMEVRGRFRTRSDFGTLLHITYWLYSHCSIVLSDPPGGVLLSSSCRTKR; from the exons ATGGCATCAACACCAACACACAATTTGAACAAGGTAACCAACCCTGAAAATCCTCCAACACGCCATGGCTTGGCCGGCGCCGTTCCTAAACCAAGCAAAGCCAAGCCCTTGACATGGTTGTTTGGTATTTTCTGCACTCTTCTTTCGTCGGCGATAATCATTGCCGGCCTTACCGTGCTCATAATCTACCTAATTTTCCGGCCTCGTAGCCCACATCTTTTCATCTCCGGCGCCACTCTCAACGCCGGCCACATTGATACCGATATGGGCATTTACCTCAATGCCGATCTTACCATTCTTGCCAACTTCTCCAATCCTAATCATAAG GTGAATATCTTCTTTAGCTACATAGAACTCGACCTTTACTTCAATAACACTCTTATCGCGGCACAAGCTATCCCCGGCTTCTCCGAGAGGGCCGGGGAGACGGTGTTGAGGAGTTTGCATATGGTGACGAGCGAGGTGGTGATAGGGGAAGCTAAAGCAAACGGATGGTGGAAACAAGTGAATGAAAATAAGATTGCAATGGAGGTGAGAGGGAGGTTTAGAACAAGATCAGACTTTGGTACCTTATTACATATCACTTATTGGTTGTACTCTCATTGTTCTATTGTTCTTAGTGATCCTCCTGGTGGTGTGctcctctcttcttcttgtaGAACTAAACGTTGA